A region of Centropristis striata isolate RG_2023a ecotype Rhode Island chromosome 17, C.striata_1.0, whole genome shotgun sequence DNA encodes the following proteins:
- the LOC131989792 gene encoding motile sperm domain-containing protein 1-like — MRRKDSHDGQGWGGRTGGRAVRQAGGETGGGVSPLPVFLFPSELLFYSEQRDAHRRVLTLYNPYSYTITYRVLCTAPSLYRVCEAEGSVAAKSCIDVVVRHLDVSPRNLGRRDRFRLEVRGGGHVGGREIWAELRGGEEEGGGAGGEEVEEEERKEKKRRKRGGEERRGGGGGQQQRALSALSPLLVPTHTHLQLNTAVRSVSQWVVCVLVAVLCVTVLMLPLHNDSSSVVPRCLHVSTNQKLASAYTLGLVTMVFLR, encoded by the exons ATGAGGAGGAAGGACAGCCATGATGGTCAGGGGTGGGGCGGGAGGACGGGGGGGCGGGCAGTGAGACAGGCGGGAGGTGAGACGGGCGGCGGCGTGTCCCCGCTGCCTGTCTTCCTGTTCCCCTCAGAGCTGCTGTTCTACTCTGAGCAGAGAGACGCCCACCGCAGAGTCCTCACCCTCTACAACCCCTACAGCTACACCATCACATACAGGG tgctgtgTACAGCTCCGTCTCTCTACAGGGTGTGTGAGGCCGAGGGAAGCGTCGCAGCCAAATCCTGCATCGACGT GGTGGTGCGTCACCTGGACGTCAGCCCTCGTAACCTGGGCCGCAGAGACCGGTTCCGCCTggaggtgagaggaggaggTCATGTGGGAGGACGGGAGATCTGGGcggagctgagaggaggagaggaagagggaggaggagcaggaggagaggaggtggaggaggaggagaggaaggagaagaagaggaggaaacgaggaggagaagagaggcgaggaggaggagggggccaACAGCAGAGGGCGCTGTCTGCTCTGTCTCCTCTGCTagtgcccacacacacacacctgcagctaaacacag ctgtgcgcaGTGTGTCTCAGTGGGTGGTGTGTGTGCTGGTGGCGGTGCTGTGTGTCACAGTGTTGATGCTCCCCCTGCACAATGACAGCAGCTCTGTGGTTCCTCGCTGCCTCCACGTCTCCACCAATCAGAAGCTGGCCAGCGCCTACACACtgg gtctTGTCACCATGGTGTTTCTACGGTAA